AATCgctgtttgtttaaaatgacCAAAGgtaatggtttattttatttgcgcgctgaaatctgatttatttttccataaatATTTTGATGGCGGAAGCGTTGCCGTTCTACAGGGGGCGTGACTTACCCTTTGATTGACGCAAGGTCTGTCCAATAGAACAATGAGATGCGTTCGAAATTCTCAGCACGCCCTCTCCCAGCTAAGCTTTCTTCACGCGTCAATCAGAACCGTCCAATCAGAACTGAGGGCGGGGCATAACGGGCAGGAAGCGAAGTGGAGGGAAAGCGTGTAAACAGGGAAGTGGAGAGCAGCGCTGCTATTCTGAGAtctcgcgcgcgcgcacacacacacaccgtgtgtGTTTTAAACCATGCTGTGTTCCTTAACACTGCAGCATGTATGTGAAATATGggctgtgtgtgtaaagtagGGGAAGTTTAGGAcaattattttgttatatagATAAACGGGCGAGCTAAAGTTTCCATCTTCTAgataaagggtgtgtgtgtgtgtgtgtgtgtgtgtgtgtgtgtgtgtgtgtgtgtgtgtaataactaaAGATAGCTCCTGTATGATGGAAGGCACTCATGTCCAAACATGGTCAGTGCAGGAGTGTGTaggaggagggagggatggacaGCGACAGGTGTAGAGGGGGTGATATCCGGTGGAGGGGGCCGACTTCACCAaggcaggggtgtgtgtgtgtgtccggttTTGGGGGGTTGGTAAAGCTGTGGGTCATCGTGTGATAAAATAAGACAGGAGTCATGTACTGATATGATGTCCCTCAAAACAACATTTATCACAGGTGAAGAgttcctgtagtgttcctgatctagtgtgtagtgttcctgtagtgttcctgatctagtgtgtagtgttcctgatctagtgtgtagtgttcctgatctagtgtgtagtgttcctgatctagtgtgtagtgttcctgatctagtgtgtagtgttcctgatctagtgtgtagtgttcctgatctagtgtgtagtattcctgtagtgttcctgatctagtgtgtagtgttcctgatctagtgtgtagtgttcctgatctagtgtgtagtgttcctgtagtgttcctgatctagtggtGTAGTattcctgtagtgttcctgatctagtgtgtagtgttcctgtagtgttcctgatctagtgtgtagtattcctgtagtgttcctgatctagtgtgtagtattcctgtagtgttcctgatctagtggtgtagtgttcctgtagtgttcctgatctagtgtgtagtgttcctgtagtattcctgatctagtgtgtagtgttcctgtagtattcctgatctagtgtgtagtgttcctgtagtattcctgatctagtgtgtagtgttcctgtagtattcctgatctagtgtgtagtgttcctgtagtattcctgatctagtgtgtagtgttcctgtagtattcctgatctagtgtgtagtgttcctgatctagtgtgtagtgttcctgtagtgttcctgatctagtgtgtagtgttcctgatctagtgtgtagtattcctgtagtgttcctgatctagtgtgtagtgttcctgatctagtgtgtagtgttcctgatctagtgtgtagtgttcctgatctagtgtgtagtgttcctgatctagtgtgtagtgttcctgatctagtgtgtagtgttcctgatctagtggtgtagtgttcctgtagtgttcctgatctagtgtgtagtgttcctgtagtattcctgatctagtgtgtagtgttcctgtagtattcctgatctagtgtgtagtgttcctgatctagtggtgtagtgttcctgtagtattcctgatctagtgtgtagtgttcctgtagtattcctgatctagtgtgtagtgttcctgtagtattcctgatctagtgtgtagtgttcctgtagtgttcctgatctagtgtgtagtgttcctgtagtgttcctgatctagtgtgtagtattcctgtagtgttcctgatctagtggtgtagtgttcctgtagtcttcctgatctagtgtgtagtgttcctgatctagtgtgtagtgttcctgtagtcttcctgatctagtgtgtagtgttcctgatctagtgtgtagtgttcctgtagtcttcctgatctagtgtctagtgttcctgatctagtgtgtagtgttcctgtagtcttcctgatctagtgtgtagtattcctgtagtgttcctgtagtgttcctgatctagtgtgtagtgttcctgatctagtgtgtagtgttcctgtagtgttcctgatctagtgtgtagtgttcctgtagtgttcctgatctagtggtgtagtgttcctgtagtgttcctgatctagtgtgtagtgttcctgtagtgttcctgatctagtgtgtagtgttcctgtagtgttcctgatctagtgtgtagtgttcctgtagtgttcctgatctagtgtgtagtgttcctgtagtgttcctgatctagtgtgtagtgttcctgtagtattcctgatctagtgtgtagtgttcctgtagtattcctgatctagtgtgtagtgttcctgtagtattcctgatctagtgtgtagtaTTCCTGTAGTcttcctgatctagtgtgtagtgttcctgatctagtgtgtagtgttcctgtagtgttcctgatctagtggtgtagtgttcctgtagtattcctgatctagtggtgtagtgttcctgtagtgttcctgatctagtggtgtagtgttcctgtagtattcctgatctagtggtgtagtgttcctgtagtcttcctgatctagtgtgtagtgttcctgatctagtgtgtagtattcctgtagtgttcctgatctagtggtgtagtgttcctgtagtgttcctgatctagtggtgtagtgttcctgtagtcttcctgatctagtgtgtagtgttcctgatctagtgtgtagtgttcctgtagtgttcctgatctagtgtgtagtgttcctgatctagtgtgtagtgttcctgtagtgttcctgatctagtgtgtagtgttcctgtagtcttcctgatctagtgtgtagtgttcctgatctagtgtgtagtattcctgtagtgttcctgatctagtggtgtagtgttcctgtagtgttcctgatctagtgtgtagtgttcctgtagtgttcctgatctagtgtgtagtgttcctgtagtgttcctgatctagtgtgtagtgttcctgtagtattcctgatctagtgtgtagtgttcctgtagtattcctgatctagtgtgtagtgttcctgtagtattcctgatctagtgtgtagtgttcctgtagtgttcctgatctagtgtgtagtgttcctgtagtgttcctgatctagtgtgtagtgttcctgtagtgttcctgatctagtgtgtagtgttcctgatctagtgtgtagtgttcctgtagtcttcctgatctagtgtgtagtgttcctgatctagtgtgtagtgttcctgtagtgttcctgatctagtggtGTAGTattcctgtagtgttcctgatctagtgtgtagtgttcctgatctagtgtgtagtgttcctgtagtgtttctgatctagtggtgtagtgttcctgtagtgttcctgatctagtgtgtagtgttcctgtagtcttcctgatctagtgtctagtgttcctgatctagtgtgtagtgttcctgtagtgttcctgtagtgttcctgatctagtggtGTAGTattcctgtagtgttcctgatctagtgtgtagtgttcctgatctagtggtgtagtgttcctgtagtattcctgatctagtgtgtagtattcctgtagtgttcctgatctagtggtgtagtgttcctgtagtgttcctgatctagtgtgtagtgttcctgtagtgttcctgatctagtgtgtagtattcctgtagtgttcctgtagtgttcctgatctagtgtgtagtattcctgtagtgttcctgtagtgttcctgatctagtggtGTAGTattcctgtagtgttcctgatctagtgtgtagtgttcctgtagtgttcctgatctagtgtgtagtgttcctgtagtgttcctgatctagtgtgtagtgttcctgtagtgttcctgatctagtgtgtagtgttcctgtagtattcctgatctagtgtgtagtgttcctgtagtgttcctgatctagtggtgtagtgttcctgtagtattcctgatctagtgtgtagtgttcctgtagtgttcctgatctagtgtgtagtgttcctgtagtgttcctgatctagtgtgtagtattcctgtagtgttcctgatctagtggtGTAGTattcctgtagtgttcctgatctagtgtgtagtgttcctgtagtgttcctgatctagtggtgtagtgttcctgtagtcttcctgatctagtgtgtagtgttcctgatctagtgtgtagtgttcctgatctagtgtgtagtgttcctgtagtcttcctgatctagtgtctagtgttcctgatctagtgtgtagtgttcctgtagtcttcctgatctagtgtgtagtgttcctgatctagtgtctagtgttcctgtagtgttcctgatctagtggtgtagtgttcctctagtgttcctgatctagtggtGTAGCgttcctgtagtgttcctgatctagtgtctagtgttcctgtagtgttcctgatctagtgtgtagtgttcctgatctagtggtgtagtgttcctgtagtgttcctgatctagtggtgtagtgttcctgatctagtggtgtagtgttcctgtagtgttcctgatctagtggtgtagtgttcctgtagtgttcctgatctagtgtctagtgttcctgtagtgttcctgatctagtggtgtagtgttcctgtagtgttcctgatctagtgtctagtgttcctgatctagtgtgtagtgttcctgtagtcttcctgatctagtgtgtagtgttcctgatctagtgtctagtgttcctgtagtgttcctgatctagtggtgtagtgttcctctagtgttcctgatctagtggtGTAGCgttcctgtagtgttcctgatctagtgtctagtgttcctgtagtgttcctgatctagtgtgtagtgttcctgatctagtggtgtagtgttcctgtagtgttcctgatctagtggtgtagtgttcctgtagtgttcctgatctagtggtgtagtgttcctgtagtgttcctgatctagtggtgtagtgttcctgtagtgttcctgatctagtggtgtagtgttcctgtagtgttcctgatctagtggtgtagtgttcctgtagtgttcctgatctagtgtctagtgttcctgtagtgttcctgatctagtggtgtagtgttcctgtagtgttcctgatctagtgtgtagtgttcctgtagtgttcctgatctagtgtctagtgttcctgtagtgttcctgatctagtggtgtagtgttcctgtagtgttcctgatctagtgtgtagtgttcctgtagtgttcctgatctagtgtgtagtgtacagatgAAGAgttccaggtgtgtgtgcacgtgtgtgtgtgtgttcagttacacaTAGGAGATATAGTGGTATACATGCTTATCTTGTAGTTTTGTAgtaactgtgtctgtgtgtctctttgtgtgtgtgtgtgtgtgtgtctgtgtgtgtttgtctctctgtgtgtctctgtgtgtgtgtgtgtgtgtctgtgtgtgtttgtctctctgtgtgtctctgtgtgtgtgtgtgtgtgtgtgttgttgtgtgtgtccctgtgtgtgtgtttgtctctgtgtgtgtgtgtgtgtgtgtttttatgtgtatgtccctgtgtgtgtgttacagtggagGCGTCAGTACATGGAGGCTCCAGTCTTCACTGCACTGATAAAACAATTGAAGCAGCAGAAGCTCTTTTACACATGGACTCACCATGTAGCTTACGGGGAGACCGcagtccaggtacacacacacacacacacacacacacacacacacacacactctaatatgTGCTGTTTGTACAGGATTAGTTTtccagacgtgtgtgtgtgtgtgtgtgcgttcagTAATtcaggatggtgtgtgtgtgtgtgtgtgtgtagaggtattTGTCCCTCCATGCATATCCACTCCGGAGTTCCTGCACGCTGCCATGCGTCCTGACGTCGTCACGGAAACAGTGGTGGAGGTCAGCACGGAGGAGGCGGAGCCTATGGAGGTGGTGACCTTAATCAAGGAGccgagagtgatggagagagatggcaGGAAGAAGAAAAGTACGAGTgaacacacctatatacacacaaccacacactcattacTGCCCCCTGATGGTCTTGTCCACATGACTGAGATTTCACTTTCACACAAGAACCACATCCTTTACATATAGTTCTCAGCTCAGCTGTTTGATGCTTGGCCACACCCTCATGGATTTGttccatcactgtcactgtaAACACAGCATTTATTTACTGGTGTGATGTCTGTAtttaagaagtgtgtgtgtgttctgtagctgGGAGGAAGCCCAGTAAGCCCCACCCTATCCCCAACGGCTCTCCTGATTTAGGCATCAAGAAGAAATCGAGAGATGGCAAAGGTGAgtctgagtgtttgtgtgaatgatggtgatgagtttgtgtgtgtgtgtgaggaggaagaggatgatgaagattgTATGTGTATTCTGTAGGCAGTACGTACCTGTGGGAGTTCCTGTTGGACCTGCTGCAGGATAAGAACACCTGTCCCAGGTACATTAAGTGGACACAGCGGGAAAAGGGCATTTTTAAGCTTGTGGACTCTAAAGCTGTTTCCAAGCTGTGGGGcaaacacaagaacaaaccTGACATGAATTACGAGACCATGGGACGCGCCCTCAGGTGaacatccaccacacacacacactcactctcactaaCTCTGACCATTAAAGATTCAAGGCTAAAGTTTCAGGTCTTGGAGTTTAAGGTCAGTGTGTTAGGCTCAGAGTTATAGGCTCTAAAAGTTCAGCAGTAGTGGACATGGGTTAAGGGTCCAGGCCCAAGGTGTAGGGTGCAAGGCTCCAGAGTAGGGTATAGGGCTAGCAGGTTCAACcttgcttagtggttaaggccaGAGGGGTTAAGGGGATAGGGGTAAAGGCCACAGGGATTAAGGCCACAGGGATTAAGGCCATAGGGGTTAAGGGGATAGGGGTAAAGGCCATAGGGGTTAAGGCCATAGCAGTTAAGGGGATAGGGGTAAAGGCCATGGGGATTAAGGCCATAGGGGTTAAGGCCATGGGGATTAAGGCCATAGGGTTAAAGGCCACGGGGATTAAGGCCACGGGGATAAAGGCCATAGGGATAAAGGCCATGGGGATTAAGGCCATAGGGGTTAAGGCCATAGGGGTTAAGGGGATAGGGGTTAAGGCCATAGGGGTTAAGGGGATAGGGGTTAAGGGGATAGGGGTTAAGGCCATAGGGGTTAAGGCCATAGGGGTTAAGGGGATAGGGGTTAAGGCCATAGGGGTTAAGGGGATAGCAGTTAAGGCCATAGGGGTTAAGGCCATAGCAGTTAAGGGGATAGGGGTAAAGGCCATGGGGATTAAGGCCATGGGGATTAAGGCCATAGGGGTAAAGGCCACGGGGATTAAGGCCATAGGGGTAAAGGCCACGGGGATTAAGGCCATAGGGGTAAAGGCCATGGGGATTAAGGCCATAGGGGTAAAGGCCATAGCAGTTAAGGGGATAGGGGTAAAGGCCATGGGGATTAAGGCCATGGGGATTAAGGCCATAGGGGTAAAGGCCACGGGGATTAAGGCCATAGGGGTAAAGGCCACGGGGATTAAGGCCATAGGGGTAAAGGCCACGGGGATTAAGGCCATAGGGGTAAAGGCCATGGGGATTAAGGCCATAGGGGTAAAGGCCATAGCAGTTAAGGGGATAGGGGTTAAGGCCATAGGGGTTAAGGCCATAGGGGTTAAGGGGATAGGGGTTAAGGGGATAGGGGTTAAGGCCATAGGGGTTAAGGGGATAGGGGTTAAGGCCATAGGGGTTAAGGGGATAGGGGTTAAGGCCATAGGGGTTAAGGCCATAGGGGTTAAGGGGATAGGGATTAAGGCCATAGGGGTTAAGGGGATAGGGGTTAAGGGGATAGGGGTTAAGGCCATAGGGGTAAAGGCCATAGCAGTTAAGGGGATAGGGGTTAAGGCCATAGGGGTTAAGGGGATAGGGGTTAAGGCCATAGGGGTTAAGGGGATAGGGGTTAAGGCCATAGGGGTTAAGGGGATAGGGGTTAAGGGGATAGGGGTTAAGGCCATAGGGGTTAAGGGGATAGGGGGGTGTTGAGAGCTAGACCGAGAGCACTAGGGCACAGGGTTTGAAGGCTGTAGGGGTCAGAGCTAGGGTGTAGGGGTCAGGGGTGTTTGAGATAAGGCTGTATCTGTTTATCTAATGTTGCTTATAGCACTCTCTAGTGGACATGATGTCTATTTACatatctgtttattttacttttcttaatatccctctctctctctctctctctctctctctctctctctctctctgtaggtatTATTATCAGAGGGGGATCCTGTCTAAGGTTGAAGGTCAGAGGTTAGTGTACCAGTTTAAAGAAATGCCTAAAGACATTGTGGTCATTGATGATGACAAGTGTGAAGCTGATGATCTGGGTGCGGCTTACGAGCATGTCATAGCCGCTGACCTCTCCAAAACCTCGGGCATTCTGAGGGGGGTGGGGTCAGTTATAAGTCCCGCCTCTCCCAAAGCCAAGCCTTCACCCATTGTCACACCCAATCAGCGCATCGTGACCGTCTCCGCACCCACAGAGCCGCCTCATGCCACCATTATTCCCAACACCAGTGCACCcaggtgagtgtgggtgtgtgttctgtgtgtgtatactgtgtgtgtgttttctctgagtgtgtatactgtgtgtctatgtatactgtgtgtgtatactgtgtgtctatgtatattgtgtgtgtgttctgtgtgtgtatactgtgtgtgtgttttctctgagtgtgtatactgtgtgtctatgtatactgtgtgtgtatactgtgtgtctatgtatattgtgtgtgtgttctgtgtgtgtatactgtgtgtctatgtatactgtgtgtgtgtatactgtgtgtctatgtatactgtgtgtctatgtatactgtgtgtgtgtatactgtgtgtctatgtatactgtgtgtgtgtatactgtgtgtctatgtatactgtgtgtctatgtatactgtgtgtgtgtatactgtgtgtctatgtatactgtgtgtctatgtatactgtgtgtgtgtatactgtgtgtctatgtatactgtgtgtctatgtatactgtgtgtgtgtgtgttgtgtgtctatgtatactgtgtgtctatgtatactgtgtgtgtgtatactgtgtgtctatgtatactgtgtgtctatgtatactgtgtgtgtgtatactgtgtgtctatgtatactgtgtgtgtatactgtgtgtctatgtatactgtgtgtgtgttttctctgagtgtgtatactgtgtgtctatgtatactgtgtgtgtgtatactgtgtgtgtgtatactgtgtgtgtgtatactgtgtgtgtgtgtgtatactgtgtgtgtgtgtatactatgtgtgtgtatactatgtgtgtgttctgtgtgtgtatactgtgtgtctatgtatactgtgtgtgtgttctgtgtgtgtatatactgtgtctatgtatactgtgtgtctgtatactgtgtgtgtatatactgtgtgtgtatatactgtgtgtctatgtatactgtgtgtgtttgttctgtgtgtgtatatactgtgtgtctatgtatactgtgtgtgtgttctgtgtgtgtatactgtgtgtctatgtatactgtgtgtgtgttctgtgtgtgtatatactgtgtctatgtatactgtgtgtgtgttctgtgtgtgtatatactgtgtctatgtatactgtgtgtgtgttctgtgtgtatacactgtgtgtctatgtatactatgtgtgtgtgttctgtgtgtgtatactgtgtgtctatgtatactgtgtgtgtgttctgtgtgtgtatatactgtgtgtctatgtatactatgtgtgtgtatactgtgtgtgtatacactgtgtctatgtatactatgtgtgtgtatactgtgtgtgttctgtgtgtgtatactgtgtgtctatgtatactgtgtgtgtttgttctgtgtgtgtgtatatactgtgtgtctatgtatactgtgtgtgttctgtgtgtgtgtatatactgtgtgtctatgtatactgtgtgtgtgttctgtgtgtgtgtatatactgtgtgtctatgtatactatgtgtgtgttctgagtgtgtgtatactgtgtgtttgttctgtgtgtgtgtatactgtgtgtctatgtatactgtgtgtgtttgttctgagtgtgtgtatactgtgtgtctatgtatactatgtgtgtgtatactgtgtgtgttctgtgtgtgtgtatactgtgtgtctatgtatactgtgtgtgttctgtgtgtgtatactgtgtgtgtgttctgtgtgtgtatactgtgtgtgtgtgtactgtgtgtctatgtatactgtgtgtgtgttctgtgtgtgtgtactgtgtgtctatgtatactatgtgtgtgtgttctgtgtgtgtatactgtgtgtctatgtatactatgtgtgtgttctgtgtgtgtgttctgagtgtc
This portion of the Hemibagrus wyckioides isolate EC202008001 linkage group LG29, SWU_Hwy_1.0, whole genome shotgun sequence genome encodes:
- the elf2b gene encoding ETS-related transcription factor Elf-2b isoform X2, which codes for MCMNVNLNMATSLHEGAANQLDLLIRAVEASVHGGSSLHCTDKTIEAAEALLHMDSPCSLRGDRSPEVFVPPCISTPEFLHAAMRPDVVTETVVEVSTEEAEPMEVVTLIKEPRVMERDGRKKKTGRKPSKPHPIPNGSPDLGIKKKSRDGKGSTYLWEFLLDLLQDKNTCPRYIKWTQREKGIFKLVDSKAVSKLWGKHKNKPDMNYETMGRALRYYYQRGILSKVEGQRLVYQFKEMPKDIVVIDDDKCEADDLGAAYEHVIAADLSKTSGILRGVGSVISPASPKAKPSPIVTPNQRIVTVSAPTEPPHATIIPNTSAPRTVRVAMQVPVVMTTPLGQKISPVAMPTASPPPSSVTTATGASTSKVLIQTVPAVENSDKITLQLAKIITITPITLALPPGTDPAHSHTHSSAPTTQLPVQIHIQSDSHMTHTELLQQEVEAHTQEVTAYTHS
- the elf2b gene encoding ETS-related transcription factor Elf-2b isoform X1; translation: MTSVVLVDSGGAVLEYVTAVEDLHQEEGVCEVEGVCEGVCEVEDVCEDVCEIEGVCDQEEEECSPAHVYVYDENTELMQGVAEEQEVETEIVETVEASVHGGSSLHCTDKTIEAAEALLHMDSPCSLRGDRSPEVFVPPCISTPEFLHAAMRPDVVTETVVEVSTEEAEPMEVVTLIKEPRVMERDGRKKKTGRKPSKPHPIPNGSPDLGIKKKSRDGKGSTYLWEFLLDLLQDKNTCPRYIKWTQREKGIFKLVDSKAVSKLWGKHKNKPDMNYETMGRALRYYYQRGILSKVEGQRLVYQFKEMPKDIVVIDDDKCEADDLGAAYEHVIAADLSKTSGILRGVGSVISPASPKAKPSPIVTPNQRIVTVSAPTEPPHATIIPNTSAPRTVRVAMQVPVVMTTPLGQKISPVAMPTASPPPSSVTTATGASTSKVLIQTVPAVENSDKITLQLAKIITITPITLALPPGTDPAHSHTHSSAPTTQLPVQIHIQSDSHMTHTELLQQEVEAHTQEVTAYTHS